The window ATTCAGCATAGAAATGAAAGGCTTCTTCACAACGACCATCAAAATCAATATGACAACTGAGGTTCATCTTTGCTCCCTTTAAATTTTCCATTATAGCTGTTTTGTATTTTTGATATTTTGTGTGCCTGCTAATTTATACAGCTGACGTGCTTAGTTCTGCCTTGCCTTTGCGCCAGAATACGAGGGCTAAACAAAAAGCAACAACAGCAGGTATTGCTCCGAATTCATCGATAAACCAGGCGGATCGGCTGGTTTCCACCGTCAGGGGCGTAAACACTTTTTGTATAAATATATTTGAACTTGCGTGGTAAATAACACCGGTCCACACACTCCCTGTTTTTAGCCGATAGTAGGTCATTATTACGCTGGTTGATACGATAAACAGGCTAAAGATAAACAGCTGATAGATCAGCGGGGTTATGCCGTTGCCGTACAATCCCCGAATGATTAGCGGCCAATGAAAAATTGACCAGGCGACTCCGCTGATAAGTGCCACAGCACCAAAGGAGGTGATTTTTGAAAGTTCACTGGTAACTAAGCCCCGCCAACCTATTTCTTCCCCTAGAATGGACGGGAGCGATACAAAAAAGCTGATCGTCGCCACGAATATAACGTGAAATAACAAAATATTGAGTTCGTTCCAAGCTGGTAGATTGTAGTCTTCCTTAAGTTCGGAGAGGTATTCACTATTGTAGAACCCGGCGAGACCAGAGAGCCAGATTATTAGATAAGCTGCGAGGATGATCGCGAAGGGCGTGAAGTAGCTTTGCCACTTGGCTTTCCACTCTCCCCAATGCCAGCCAAGACTGCCTATACTGATGCGCCTCACCAGGCATGTGGCCAAAGTCGCTAAGCCAACAGATAGTATCAAGGGCGTTGCCTGGCCGGTTCTAAATATCAGCCAGTAGCCTAATAGATAAAATGCGACCAAGAAGCATGTGAAGGTTAGCAGAGTTATTATTGTGCGTGTTTTGGATTCCATAGGTACCCCGAGTGTGTTATCTGAGCATACTATTAACCCGGCGATTAAATAGATGATGCTATCTATTTAATTGTTAATCGTGCACCCATAAAATACTGACGAAAATGTGTGAATTTTTTTAATATTTCAACGGCTTACCTTGCCCATCTGGCAATGGCGGTGCTTCCCTGCCCAGCCTATTGACTTCGCAATTTTCATTGCCAAGTTAATAGAAGATCAACCCGAAAGGCCGGATATTTCCGGTGATCTGTTCAAGCGTGTTGTCAGCGTTATGGCTGCTAGCTGCTCTTTTGACTTCTGAAACAGTCGAATAAAACACACTCAAAAAAGCCGCCAACTAACCCATAAACCGGAGATGTGGACGGTGCGGTCAATTTTAGAATAGGTATACCCCTGGTGTAAGGGGAGCACTTGTCGTATTCATCCACTAATCATGCGCTACTCCTGCACGCGTGATGGAAAGCACTCAAACTCTCCGCGAATCGCCGCCTGATATTCGGTTTTTTTTTGATGATCCTGCGAAGGTTTATTGCCGTAAGGCGTTGCCTCGGCTTCTGTTCTTTGTCCCGGGTCCACCGGTTTTCCGCGTATTCAGGTACGTGTCTGCTGCCTCGAACCTACACCATCCGAACCTCCGTGGTTTCCTAACCTTGGTGCGTTGTAACAGTCATCAGTATGTCACGGAGCGGGCCGAAAGGCTCAGCTAGTGAGACTGCGCCCTTCACCGCACCGACGGAACGACTGACACAACTCTCCCGTAGCAGCCCCACTCAATTAGTCGTAAGGCACTCAAGGCGGCCCTGATTGGGCAATAAGTTCGGCTTTTTCTGGCGTGTTTAGGTATATGACGGTTCCCGTTTGCGCGTAAAGGGAGTGGGCTACAGCATACGTGAGATCTGGCGTTCAGTGGGTTTTTCTCTTTCGGGGCAGAACTTCAGATGCGAAATTTACTCTGACTGCTTGAATTATTGTCATACAATCATATAAAGTTGAGTTTAATGACGGCGCTGGTACAGCGACTCTTTACTGCATGGATCGCCTGAGGCGTGCGTAAACGATGATCCTTCAATGTCCAGACTTGCAGGCAAAAACGGGTTACCTATGACTGAAATTGAATCTACAGCAATGCAACTCCTGGAGGCGTACCGAACTGGCCCTGTGGCACCGGTACGCACTCAGTTCGCCGAGCGAGACCTGGCACAGGCTTACGAGGTGCAGAACGCACAGGTGCTGGCCTGGCTGAACGACGGTCGACGGGCGGTTGGGCGAAAAATAGGCTTGACCTCACCTGCAGTGCAGCAGCAGCTCGGGGTTAGTGAGCCTGATTTTGGCCGTTTGTTTGCCGATATGGTGTTTGGTACTGGCGAGGCCGTTTCTATGGCAAGCCTGCTGCAGCCGCGGGTGGAAGCCGAGATTGCGCTGATTTTGAATAAAGACCTCCCCCAGCACTGTGTGACTCACGCGGAGTTGTTGTCGGCCATTGAGTGGGTGATACCTGCGTTGGAAATTGTCGACAGCCGCATAGCCAATTGGGATATCAATATCTTCGACACCGTTGCAGACAACGCCTCAGCAGGTGCTGTTGTGCTGGGTGGTCCGGCGCGACGAATCGATGATCTGGATCTGATCAATTGCCCAATGGTGATGGTGAAAAATGGTGAGCAGGTTTCTGCGGGTCTGGGGCGTGATTGCCTGGGTGGGCCACTCAACGCTGCCGTTTGGCTGGCGCGTAAAGCGGTTGAGGTCGGCAGCCCGCTGAAGGCTGGCGAAATAATTCTTACGGGCGCACTGGGGCCTATGTCCAGTGTTGGCCAGGGCGATGAAGTTAAAGCGAGCATCGCGGGTATAGGTGATGTGCAAGTGCGCTTTACCCCTTAATGGGTTTATGCCGAAAGTACGAACGATTTATTTTTTGGAGTTAAAAGCAGATGAGTGATGAGCACGATACGCCGGAAGGTGTCAACGAAGAAGTGGTAAAAATGGTCGGCGATTGGGGTGGCTATGTGGAAGCGAAACTGGGTTTTCGCAACCATTGGTATCCGGTGCGATTCTCTAAAGAGCTGGCGGAAGGTGAAATACTGACAGTGACCGTACTGGGCGAGCAAATGATCATGCGTCGCATCGACGGCAAAGTCTATGCAATTCGCGATCGATGCCTGCACCGCGGAGTTCCGCTTTCCCGCAAGCCGGACTGCTACACCAAAGATACCATTACTTGCTGGTACCACGGTTATACCTACCGTTTCCAGACGGGCGAACTGGTGAATATTCTCGCTGCACCTGACAGCCGCTTAATTGGTAAGCGAAAAATTCAGAGCTTTCCTGTGGAAGAAGCCCAGGGTTTGATTTTTGTTTTCATCGGCGATATGTCGCCGACGCCGCCTTTATCCCAGGATGTACCACCGGGTTTTCTCGATGAAGATTTGATGGTGCTGGGTAAACATCGCGACGTTAATTCCAATTGGCGCCTGGGAGCTGAAAACGGTTTCGATACGCTGCATATTTTTATTCACAAAGATACCACCTTGCGACACTACCGCGACTTTAACTTCCCAATCGGTCACACGGCTTTGCCTGGCGCGATTACCTTGGTGGAAGATCCCGAGGGGCCAAAGGGCGTGGAGGATGATTTTTCCAAACACAACCCGATATGGGATGGCTTGATTGATGGCAACGTGGTTATCCGCGGTCCGCGCTCGAATAACGTGGAAGGCACTTCCGCATCGGTGGGAACCTCTATTTGGCTTCCGGGTGTATTGAAGGTGAATTCTTTTCCTGCTCCCGGCTTAACGCAATTTGAGTGGTATGTGCCTATTGATGAGTCCCGACATATTTATGTGCAGACTATCGGTTGCAAAGTGGAAACCGAGGAAGACCGCATCGATTTTGCCCACAATTTCGAAACGACCTGGAAACCCCACGGCCTTGATGGATTCAATGGCGATGATATTTGGGCGCGGGAAGTGACCGAGCCGTTTTATCAGGACGACTATGGTTGGGTGGACGAAATGTTATGTGAGCCCGACAGTAGTATTTTAGCCTGGCGTCGTTTGGCGAGTCGTGCAAACCGCGGTATTCAAAAGCGCAAAGACTTGCGTTGATGATTGGCCATTCTCAGCAAATTGAAATCGTGGAGATCAGCATGCAATTTGAGTCGCAATTTATTCAGGTCGGCAATATTCGCACCCATTATTATGACGTGGGGCAGGGGCCTGTGCTCGTGCTGGTGCATGGTGGCGGCGCGGGTGCCGACAGTTATGGTAACTGGCGTGACTGTATTCCTGTCTTTGCCAAGGATTATCGCGTTATTGCTGTGGACATGGTTGGCTTTGGCAAAACCGATAAGCCAGACCCGGAAACCTTTACCTACGACCAGCCAGGTCGTAATCAGCATCTTAGTGATTTTCTGGATGTAATGAAACTGGAGAAGGTGAACCTGATCGGAAATTCAATGGGTGGGGCGGCTTCAATCGGCGCAACTCTACTCAAGCCCGCGCGCACTAACAGCCTGGTATTGATGGGCAGCGCAGGGCTTCCGATTCCAGAGCGTCCGTCGAACGAACTGATGCACAACCTCAATTATGATTTTACCGTTGAGGGTATGCGTAGGGTTATTGGCGGTCTTGCTTCGCCCACATTTACACCGTCTGAAGAGCTGGTGGAGTACCGCTATCAGTTGACGATGGACCCGGCAACCAAAGCAGCGTTGGCGGCAGTGAATTTGGAAACCCGCAAAGGTACTCTCAACTTCGATCAGGAATTGTTGCGCACCATCAAGCAACCGGTACTCGTGGTCAATGGGAAAGAGGATAAAGTATCGCCGATTGCTCGCGCGAATCGGTTTCTGGAGTTGTTTGACAATAGTTGGGGCTACATTATGCCGCACTGTGGTCACTGGGCGATGATCGAGCAGACTGAAGATTTCTGTTCGACTGTACAGCTTTTTTTAAGTCGGGTGACAAGCGAATGAAGTCCAGTGTCGGGTCGCCGCTGGCGATTCATCGAATGATCGAGCACTTGATTTCTGTGCCGGAGGACCGGGCTCTTTTGAAGTCGGCTCCAGAGCAATTGTTTACGCGCTTTCAGGTTCCCGAAGAGCATTACCCCGCGCTATTGAATAGTGAACGTGATGCGCTGGCAGCCATAGGGGTACATGGCAATTATGTCGTTAAATGGTTGATTTGGACCGGGCGGCCGACCATGCCTTTTTTTGCTCTCAGCTATTATTTTGATCGGCGGTAAATGCAATGGGAAAGTTAGTGTGTGCTGCGGCGATGTCGCACGTATTGGGTACGCCAAAAGATATTGAAGAACAGGCGGAACGGGTTTTTCAGGGGATGCGTGAAATTGGTCGCGCTATTCGCGACAGCTCACCCGATGTACTGGTTGTAATTAGCAGTGATCATCTCAACAATTTTAACCTTGGCGACCCCAAGCCACTGGCTATTGCGACAGCTGCGTCGCTGCAGCCTTATGGCGACATGGGAATTCCCACGGAATTAATTCGTGGCCATTCCGAGTTTGCCGTAGGTTTTGCCGATTTTGTTGCACGTAGCAACAGTGGGCTGACGCTTGCACAGGTGGATGATGTCAGGCCAGATCACGGGGTCATGATTCCCTTAGCTATTACCGATCCGCAGCGGAGTATTCCGGTGGTGCCGCTTTATATCAATACGGTGTATTCGGATTCACCCACACCCACAGAGTGTTGGCAGTTGGGTAAACTCTTGCAACAGTATGTAAGCAAACATCGAGCGGCAGAGGAGCGTATTGCGATACTTGCCTGTGGTGGTTTGTCGCACTGGCTTGGTGTGCCCGAGGAAGGGCACGTAAACGAAGACTGGGACAGAAATTTCATGCGGCAATTGCTAGGCGAGGTCCCCTGCCGGGTCAACACGCTGACCAACAAAGAGATACTTTCGCAAGCGGGTAATGGTGGACTGGAAGTTAACGCTTGGATCACCCTGGCCGCCGCGCTGCCCCGGCTCCAGGGTGAGGTTGTTTTTTATGAAGCCATACCGCTTTGGGCGAGTGGCATGGCCGGCGTTCAGTTTACTGTGTAACCGTAAATTAGCGTGTGACTCTAAATTTCCGTGTATCTCTAAATTAGCGTGTAGCTCTAAACCTTTTTCAATTTCCTCCACCGCTTTAGCGCTCGGAACCATTCACGGGCGCTCCTTTTTCTACTGTTTGGGCTTCCGGCTGCTTTTTAAAATAGTTAAAAACTCTGTTGGATTGGCGGTACTCTTTTTGGCTTTTTGGCTTTTTGGCTTTTTGGCTTTTTGGCTTTTTGGCTTTTTGGCTTTTTCTGTTTTATCTTGTTTTCGAAATTACATTCGGTTTTAGCGCTTTCTTTGGTGTGTATGGGGTTCGATTAACCTGGCAATGAAAATTGCGAAGTTAATAGGCGGTGCATGGATACACAGCCATTGCCCGAAGGGCATTGTATTCCCTTGAAGTATTGGAAAATTCATACATTTACGCCAGTACTTCAAGGGCGCGCAATTAAATAGATGGAATCATCTATTTAATTGCCAGGTTAGCTGTGTCGCGCTGCTGAGGGGGAGAGATTCCTTAATTTTGAATATCCACGTATTCTGTCTGACAGCAAGTTACCACTTAAACGCTGGGTGTGGAGCGCTCGTCTGAATCTTATTTATTAGCGGGCGCACTAAGGCGTGCGCCCGCGATAAGCTATATTTTTATTTCGCTTCCCAGATCCAGCTTCGCCGATCGTCTGGTACCGATGTTGGTGTTGCCTTGTGCCAGTTTTCCGCACTGTTAACATCGCCTTTACCCTTGTATTCGGCATAGCTGGGGTAGGGGTAAAGCGGGCGGGTGCGCACCACGGTGTTATTTTCGCTCTGGGTGGCGAGCACAGATTGTGGCGCGCTACCCTTTTCAGCCCACTCGATGATATGGGGCATGAAATTGAATGTGTTGGGTGCATTGCCACCACGACAATGGAACATGCCAGGAACCATAAATACTCTAAACCAGTTTTGCACCGCGTCTAAGCCACCCTGGTTATGAGTCACCCGTGCGTAGTAATCCAGCATCGCCATGGGGGATACCCCGGCATCGGCCCAGCCGTGGTAGACGATCAGTTTACCGCCGCGACTGGCAAACGCGCTGAGATCTGGGTCTTCATAAGGGGCGACCGGGTCGTACATTTTTGCCGATTTCTCCACCTTAGCGATATCGGTATCGAAATTAAACGAGCGGTAATTGTAGTCGGCTGGCGGGTTGGTTTCGAACGCCAGGAAGCGAAGATAGCCTTCCGCCAGTGTTCGACGCCCTGCGCCGCTCCAGGAGGGCTCGCTGCCATACGGGGTGGCGCCGGGCATGAGTGCGATACCTTTGCTATTAAAGGGCCCCTGATAAAGCATCTTCGCGGTATGGACCTGTTCGGCCGATAGGCAACCGGCGCGGGTGTTGTCGTCACATTGAATGCTGGCAGGATCGAAATCACATTGTCTCGGGTCCATGAGAATGCCGTCTTTCACTCCATCTATTGCGTCGCAGGCCTGCAGCACTGCCTGATGCAGCACTGAAAGCGCAGGCTTATCGAACACTTCGCTACCGTCGTCGCGCAACAAAAACTTTGCGTCCCAATTATTGGCGATCGCACCTAGTCGTCCGGCGAATGCAGGGTCACCGGCAACAATGCCGTCGAAGTCCTCAGGGTAACGCTGCGCTAGAGTCAGTCCTTCGCGTCCGCCTGTCGAACATCCACGGTAGTAGCTTTTCGCCGGCGACTTTTCATAGAAGCGAGTAGCGACCGCTTTTGCCACCACCGACATCAAATGCGTAGAACGACCGCCGTAATCGACGCGCGCGGCCGCATCACTGCCCCATACTGGGTCTTTAATGAAATGCCCCACATGGCCCATATTGTGGGCTCCAACGACGAACCCATTGGCCAGCATGTCACTGCAGTGACTGATCCGGATCTGACCGCAAAAGCCGCCGCAGCCAGTCTGAAAATAACGCCCGTTCCAGTCGTTCAACGGCAGCCGGATCTCGAACTGAATGTTGGGCTGAATCACACCTTTAACCGCACAAACTGGCGGGTTATGTCCGTCGATAATAGTACTCTCGAGAATGGATGTCGGTGCGCCAGGTATGTGTGTGAAATCGGTTTTTACCAGCGCAGCGCAATCCATTGTTGCGGTGATTGCGCTGTCGAGTTTAGCCACGGATTGGGCTGCCGCCGGGTTAAACATTATGGCGGCCAGTAGCGCAAATGCGACTGAGGCAACCCCTTTGAAATAGGAAAAAAGCACTAAAGTGGTGCCTGGAAAAGTGTTGTGTCTCAAAATATGGCTCCTAAGAAATTTTGTACAGTGACTAGACTGGTAGTGATTGGAATCAAACAAAATGCCCTCCGATATTGATATATAACAATATTATTGTCATACAAACATAAAGTATGCCAGGACATTTTCATACACAGCCATCTGGCACATAAGTTGCCCTGTATTCTGTATACCATCCCCCAAGAATCAACGGCTTCTGGGAGGCCTTTACATGAAATGCAAGCGCAACAGTACTAGTCTCAACAACTTGAAATCCAAATCATTCGGTGTCGCGATATTGGCTCAGGCGATAGCGATGCATTCCGCCCAGGCGGAGACGAGTGACGAGCAAATGGATAGGTCGCACCGCACGCAAATCGAGGAGCTGGTGGTTACTGCCACCAAGCGTGCCACGTCTCAGCAGGACACGCCCTTGGCAATTAGTGCTGTGAAGGGTGACCAACTCGCCCAGACCCAAACATTCGATGTTGAAAGCCTGTCTCGAATGGACCCTTCTGTTCAGATCAACAACCGCGGTATTGGCGACAACCAGATTATTGTTCGCGGCATTTCTTCCGCCGGCAAACCTACGGTGGGCCTTTATTACGATGAAGCAGTTATCACCGGTCTTGGTTTGGACGGCGGCAGCGATAACCAGCCCAATCTGGGGATGCACGACGTACAGCGGGTGGAAATTCTGAAAGGCCCACAGGGCACTTTGTTCGGTGCCAGTTCGATGAGCGGCACTTTGCGTCTCGTTACCAACGACGCCAATCTCAGCGATGTTGAGGGAAGTGTTTCATTTTCAGCGGCGGGCGTTTCTGACGGAAATCCGTTTTATCGCGGTGAGGCCGTGGTGAACCTGCCAATCGTCACAGATAAGCTTGCCGTTCGCGGTGTTGTATGGGGTGATTTCGGCGGTGGTTATATCGATAAGGTTTCTGAGTCGGGGGATGTCGATGAAAATGTGAATGATCAGACGGTGTCTGGTGGCAAACTGCTGGTGGGTGCACAGCCGACAGAGAATCTTGTGGTGAAGGCGAGTGTGATTCATCAGGAGTCTGAAGCCGAGGATTCCCAGTACTACGAGTATTCCGAAGGCGCGTACAACAATATTTCCCCTACGCTTGAAAATTTTGAAGATGAAATCGATTTATTTAGTGTCGTCGCTGACTATAGTGCGGATTTTGGTACCTTCACTGCTACCGGTTCCTACCTGGATCGCGATATGTATTTGTCTCGAGACAGTACACCTACGGCGGTATTTTTCGGTATTCCCGCATGGCTGGCCTATCACCAGGATCAACAGTTTTCAATGTTCTCATCGGAGTTCCGTTTTAGTTCGGATTTTGCCGGTCCTGTGCAATTGGTATCGGGTGTGTTTTTTGGCGGTCAGGAAATGGACGCGCGTAACGCTGCGCTGGTCGCCGATCAGGAGTCTGGCGAAGCCGCCTGTAATTTTCACGCAGACTGTGTCGAGTCGGGCTTTGCCATGGACGACATTAACTCTGGTTTGAGCTCCAGCACAGTCGATCAATTCGCTGCGTTTGCCGAAACCACAATTGATTTTACTGACAGGTTCAGCAGTGTTATTGGTGTGCGTTATTACGAAGCCGATATCGACGAAAAGCGAGTGTCTACCCAGGGCTTGCGATTCCCCAGTTCTCCCGTGCAAACCGACGACGTGGTCCAGTTGGAAGAGCAGATTACTGAAGACGAAGTCAGTTACAACTTGGCGCTTTCCTACATGCTCAGCGAGAGCACCACACTTTACGCCCGTGCGGCCTCTGGTTTTCGCCCCGGCGGTGTCAACAACGCAGACACGGCTGCGCAGTACGGCATTACGGTTCCAGGGCAGTATGACTCGGACGAGTTGTGGAACTACGAAGTGGGTGCTAAGAGTTACCTTGGCCAACACCTTTATGGTGAGTTAACGTTCTACCACATTGATTGGTCGCGTCAACAGATTTCCGCTACCGATCCTGAGGGTACGTTTGTGTACATCGCCAACGCCGGTGAAAGCACGGTGGACGGTGTCGAAGCGATGTTGAATGCGGATTTCTCCAACGGCTGGACCGGGAATATTGGTATCACCTACACCGATTCAAAACTGGCTGAGGACTTGCCAGATTCTGCGGAAACGACGGGCTACAGCGGCGATCGTCTGCCCTACACTGCACGCGTGGCTTTTTCCGGTCAGGTGCAATATGAATTTGAATTACCCAAATTCGGTTCCAACGGTTTTATCTCAACCAATTTTAATTATCGCGGTAATTCGTACACGGCGTTTAATGAGGACGACAGTAATTATCAGGAGCTGCATAGCTATCACTTGGTGTCTGCACGCGCTGGTATTCGTCGCGATACTTGGGAACTGGGAATGTTTATCGATAATCTCACCGACGAAATTCCTGAGATTGGTCTGCGTGTAACCGGTGATGGCTACCGCGTTTACACCACACGTCCGCGCACAATTGGCGTTAACTACAAAGTCTGGTTCTAGGTCTATGTCTGATGTAATGACTCATGTCGATAGTGAAGATGCAGGAGGCACCCGTGAGGTGCCGCCTGCTCAGGATCACGCAAGGGGCGCGCATGCGTGGTTTATTATTGTTATTTGCTTACTTGGGATATCCAGTGGTCCGGCGGCATTTTGCCTCGCGTCGATTGGTTTGTTCTCTGAGCCGCTGAGCCGTGAATTCGGCTGGGACCGCACAGGTATCAGTTTGGCGGTGTCGTTGATGATGTTGTTCACGGCGATTTCCCTGCCGGTTATTGGCCGATTTATCGATCGGTTCGGTGTTAAAAAGGTACTCATTCCCTCTGTGGCGCTGCAGGCGTTGTGTTTTCTTGTTGCACCTTTGATGCAGTCGTACTGGCAGTTTATTGCGATTTATATCGCGATTGGAACGATTGCAGTGGGCTCCAACAGCGTGCCGTATATGCGTCTGCTGTCGACCTGGTTCGATCGGTCGCGCGGTTTGGCGATTGGTATCGCGGGCAGTGGTACCGGTCTTGGTTTCGCGTATGTACCGATATTGACAGAAGTGTTGGTCAATCATTTCGGCTGGCGCGGTGGCTACATCGGTTTAGGGGTGATACTTCTTCTCGTGACTTTGCCACTGGTGGCGTTTGCGTTGCGCGAGTCGCCATCGCACGAAACTGATGACAGTGAACAGGAAGCCGGTACTGATGGCGCTGTTAAGCAAGTGTCGGGTTATACATTGCGTGAGGCGATTTTTAAGCGCGAGTTCTGGAGTTTGGTCACCATTTTTATGGCGCTGGCTTTTGTTCTTTACGGTTTAATTCCCCACCTAGTGCCTCTATTAACGGATCGAGGTGTGAGTGCGTCTAAAGCTGCCCAGTTGGCTTCCGCTTTTGGTGCCGCTGCATTTGCTGGACGATTGATGATCGGGTTCTTGGTCGACCGGCATGACGCTCGTGTAATCGCCTTTATTTTCTTCTCGTTGTCGGCACTGGGCATTGCTATTTTCCTGTTGCCCCTACCGTTCTGGACACTCTATTGTGCTGCCATTTTACTGGGGGGCAGCTTGGGAGCTGAGGTGGATATGCTGGCGTATCTGACCAGTCGCTATTTTGGTCTGCGATCATTTGCCGAAGTGTTTAGTGTGCTGTTTTCCGCAGTCATGGTGGCGATGGGATTAGGGCCACTTGCTTTCGGCGTGGTGTTTGATGCATCGGGCTCTTATCAGTCTATTTTAATGCTCGGCATTCCGATTTGCGTCTTTGCAGTAATCATGTTGCTCACACTACGGCCCTATTCGCAACGCCGCCGTGGCGGTCCTGTGTCTATGACTTAAGGTGCAGCTGCCAACCGCAACTGTGAAATTTTTTTCGCAC of the Teredinibacter turnerae T7901 genome contains:
- a CDS encoding CPBP family intramembrane glutamic endopeptidase, whose protein sequence is MESKTRTIITLLTFTCFLVAFYLLGYWLIFRTGQATPLILSVGLATLATCLVRRISIGSLGWHWGEWKAKWQSYFTPFAIILAAYLIIWLSGLAGFYNSEYLSELKEDYNLPAWNELNILLFHVIFVATISFFVSLPSILGEEIGWRGLVTSELSKITSFGAVALISGVAWSIFHWPLIIRGLYGNGITPLIYQLFIFSLFIVSTSVIMTYYRLKTGSVWTGVIYHASSNIFIQKVFTPLTVETSRSAWFIDEFGAIPAVVAFCLALVFWRKGKAELSTSAV
- a CDS encoding 2-keto-4-pentenoate hydratase, whose translation is MTEIESTAMQLLEAYRTGPVAPVRTQFAERDLAQAYEVQNAQVLAWLNDGRRAVGRKIGLTSPAVQQQLGVSEPDFGRLFADMVFGTGEAVSMASLLQPRVEAEIALILNKDLPQHCVTHAELLSAIEWVIPALEIVDSRIANWDINIFDTVADNASAGAVVLGGPARRIDDLDLINCPMVMVKNGEQVSAGLGRDCLGGPLNAAVWLARKAVEVGSPLKAGEIILTGALGPMSSVGQGDEVKASIAGIGDVQVRFTP
- a CDS encoding Rieske 2Fe-2S domain-containing protein, whose protein sequence is MSDEHDTPEGVNEEVVKMVGDWGGYVEAKLGFRNHWYPVRFSKELAEGEILTVTVLGEQMIMRRIDGKVYAIRDRCLHRGVPLSRKPDCYTKDTITCWYHGYTYRFQTGELVNILAAPDSRLIGKRKIQSFPVEEAQGLIFVFIGDMSPTPPLSQDVPPGFLDEDLMVLGKHRDVNSNWRLGAENGFDTLHIFIHKDTTLRHYRDFNFPIGHTALPGAITLVEDPEGPKGVEDDFSKHNPIWDGLIDGNVVIRGPRSNNVEGTSASVGTSIWLPGVLKVNSFPAPGLTQFEWYVPIDESRHIYVQTIGCKVETEEDRIDFAHNFETTWKPHGLDGFNGDDIWAREVTEPFYQDDYGWVDEMLCEPDSSILAWRRLASRANRGIQKRKDLR
- a CDS encoding alpha/beta fold hydrolase codes for the protein MQFESQFIQVGNIRTHYYDVGQGPVLVLVHGGGAGADSYGNWRDCIPVFAKDYRVIAVDMVGFGKTDKPDPETFTYDQPGRNQHLSDFLDVMKLEKVNLIGNSMGGAASIGATLLKPARTNSLVLMGSAGLPIPERPSNELMHNLNYDFTVEGMRRVIGGLASPTFTPSEELVEYRYQLTMDPATKAALAAVNLETRKGTLNFDQELLRTIKQPVLVVNGKEDKVSPIARANRFLELFDNSWGYIMPHCGHWAMIEQTEDFCSTVQLFLSRVTSE
- a CDS encoding protocatechuate 4,5-dioxygenase subunit beta codes for the protein MGKLVCAAAMSHVLGTPKDIEEQAERVFQGMREIGRAIRDSSPDVLVVISSDHLNNFNLGDPKPLAIATAASLQPYGDMGIPTELIRGHSEFAVGFADFVARSNSGLTLAQVDDVRPDHGVMIPLAITDPQRSIPVVPLYINTVYSDSPTPTECWQLGKLLQQYVSKHRAAEERIAILACGGLSHWLGVPEEGHVNEDWDRNFMRQLLGEVPCRVNTLTNKEILSQAGNGGLEVNAWITLAAALPRLQGEVVFYEAIPLWASGMAGVQFTV
- a CDS encoding tannase/feruloyl esterase family alpha/beta hydrolase, translated to MRHNTFPGTTLVLFSYFKGVASVAFALLAAIMFNPAAAQSVAKLDSAITATMDCAALVKTDFTHIPGAPTSILESTIIDGHNPPVCAVKGVIQPNIQFEIRLPLNDWNGRYFQTGCGGFCGQIRISHCSDMLANGFVVGAHNMGHVGHFIKDPVWGSDAAARVDYGGRSTHLMSVVAKAVATRFYEKSPAKSYYRGCSTGGREGLTLAQRYPEDFDGIVAGDPAFAGRLGAIANNWDAKFLLRDDGSEVFDKPALSVLHQAVLQACDAIDGVKDGILMDPRQCDFDPASIQCDDNTRAGCLSAEQVHTAKMLYQGPFNSKGIALMPGATPYGSEPSWSGAGRRTLAEGYLRFLAFETNPPADYNYRSFNFDTDIAKVEKSAKMYDPVAPYEDPDLSAFASRGGKLIVYHGWADAGVSPMAMLDYYARVTHNQGGLDAVQNWFRVFMVPGMFHCRGGNAPNTFNFMPHIIEWAEKGSAPQSVLATQSENNTVVRTRPLYPYPSYAEYKGKGDVNSAENWHKATPTSVPDDRRSWIWEAK
- a CDS encoding TonB-dependent receptor, with product MKCKRNSTSLNNLKSKSFGVAILAQAIAMHSAQAETSDEQMDRSHRTQIEELVVTATKRATSQQDTPLAISAVKGDQLAQTQTFDVESLSRMDPSVQINNRGIGDNQIIVRGISSAGKPTVGLYYDEAVITGLGLDGGSDNQPNLGMHDVQRVEILKGPQGTLFGASSMSGTLRLVTNDANLSDVEGSVSFSAAGVSDGNPFYRGEAVVNLPIVTDKLAVRGVVWGDFGGGYIDKVSESGDVDENVNDQTVSGGKLLVGAQPTENLVVKASVIHQESEAEDSQYYEYSEGAYNNISPTLENFEDEIDLFSVVADYSADFGTFTATGSYLDRDMYLSRDSTPTAVFFGIPAWLAYHQDQQFSMFSSEFRFSSDFAGPVQLVSGVFFGGQEMDARNAALVADQESGEAACNFHADCVESGFAMDDINSGLSSSTVDQFAAFAETTIDFTDRFSSVIGVRYYEADIDEKRVSTQGLRFPSSPVQTDDVVQLEEQITEDEVSYNLALSYMLSESTTLYARAASGFRPGGVNNADTAAQYGITVPGQYDSDELWNYEVGAKSYLGQHLYGELTFYHIDWSRQQISATDPEGTFVYIANAGESTVDGVEAMLNADFSNGWTGNIGITYTDSKLAEDLPDSAETTGYSGDRLPYTARVAFSGQVQYEFELPKFGSNGFISTNFNYRGNSYTAFNEDDSNYQELHSYHLVSARAGIRRDTWELGMFIDNLTDEIPEIGLRVTGDGYRVYTTRPRTIGVNYKVWF
- a CDS encoding MFS transporter produces the protein MSDVMTHVDSEDAGGTREVPPAQDHARGAHAWFIIVICLLGISSGPAAFCLASIGLFSEPLSREFGWDRTGISLAVSLMMLFTAISLPVIGRFIDRFGVKKVLIPSVALQALCFLVAPLMQSYWQFIAIYIAIGTIAVGSNSVPYMRLLSTWFDRSRGLAIGIAGSGTGLGFAYVPILTEVLVNHFGWRGGYIGLGVILLLVTLPLVAFALRESPSHETDDSEQEAGTDGAVKQVSGYTLREAIFKREFWSLVTIFMALAFVLYGLIPHLVPLLTDRGVSASKAAQLASAFGAAAFAGRLMIGFLVDRHDARVIAFIFFSLSALGIAIFLLPLPFWTLYCAAILLGGSLGAEVDMLAYLTSRYFGLRSFAEVFSVLFSAVMVAMGLGPLAFGVVFDASGSYQSILMLGIPICVFAVIMLLTLRPYSQRRRGGPVSMT